A DNA window from Rhipicephalus sanguineus isolate Rsan-2018 chromosome 8, BIME_Rsan_1.4, whole genome shotgun sequence contains the following coding sequences:
- the LOC119403116 gene encoding venom protease-like — MVHLHMHLPGDPSIYVCGGTIITKLHVLTAAHCFEADGQEIISIDVLYGNIDWRRAKTVRGVKKLGHADYSSFTNRNDIGVVKVEQPFTMDKSVRPICLLLNPANIISIEALVAGWGRQYEGDKTQTHYLRYTSVRVLPHEYCERVYPLEYHEALNYCAYQKGTDTCQGDSGGPLFAKSTSGTYVQVGVVSHGIGCAQEGAPGVYARVDAYAPWLTKAVASDEGYSDLSVAPLQESIPNPEGNTSPLGNTEIAAIYVIHGHADIRWGARVRVEKVLRHAEYDDKLIFNDIAVLLVEKPFRYGTEVKPICFPTKPLNAYNKNAVIAELQDVLVKEPTKNPAISP; from the exons atg GTTCACCTGCATATGCATCTTCCTGGCGATCCAAGTATTTACGTATGTGGCGGAACCATCATAACGAAGCTTCACGTGCTGACAGCGGCGCACTGTTTCGAAGC GGATGGTCAGGAAATAATCAGCATAGACGTACTCTACGGAAATATTGACTGGCGTAGAGCCAAAACGGTAAGAGGCGTGAAGAAGCTGGGACACGCAGACTACAGCTCCTTCACAAACCGTAACGACATTGGGGTCGTAAAG GTGGAGCAACCGTTCACAATGGATAAGAGTGTCAGGCCAATATGTCTTCTCCTGAATCCCGCGAACATCATCAGCATCGAGGCCTTGGTCGCAGGATGGGGACGCCAGTACGAAG GGGACAAGACGCAAACGCACTACCTCCGTTACACGTCAGTAAGAGTTCTGCCACACGAATACTGTGAAAGGGTGTACCCTCTCGAGTACCACGAGGCTTTGAACTACTGTGCGTATCAAAAGGGCACGGACACCTGTCAG GGTGATTCTGGAGGGCCGCTATTCGCCAAGAGCACGAGCGGTACGTACGTCCAAGTTGGAGTAGTTTCTCACGGAATCGGCTGCGCCCAAGAAGGTGCGCCTGGAGTCTACGCACGGGTGGACGCATACGCTCCGTGGCTGACAAAGGCTGTGGCCTCCGACGAAGGCTACAGTGACCTTTCCGTGGCGCCTCTGCAGGAGAGCATACCGAATCCAGAGGGCAACACGTCGCCTCT GGGCAACACAGAAATTGCCGCAATTTACGTTATCCACGGCCACGCCGACATACGCTGGGGCGCCAGGGTCAGAGTTGAAAAGGTTCTGCGACATGCGGAGTACGACGACAAGTTGATATTCAACGACATCGCTGTTCTGCTG GTGGAAAAGCCATTCCGATACGGAACGGAGGTCAAGCCCATATGCTTCCCTACGAAACCACTGAACGCCTACAACAAGAATGCAGTCATCGCTG AACTGCAAGACGTCCTGGTTAAGGAACCAacaaaaaatcccgccatctccccgtaa